A portion of the Desulfotignum phosphitoxidans DSM 13687 genome contains these proteins:
- a CDS encoding acyl-CoA dehydrogenase family protein: MDFGISEEYMMLKEAMREFVKRELMPLEKTLLERDMRLWTEPGPLIPKEDSDRLYAITKELGFWGIEVEEKFGGQGLGMLAKTLIMEEMCKSYVGFSPHGFMLPPDAPNLYYLHACCVDDQRDKYFIPYCNHELDSAMAVTEPDAGSDVSGLKTMAVRKGDKWVINGTKTFISKCDKDNVFFILIALTDKNAPTKDRFTAFLIDKDMPGVKVGKEIPVIGAMPTWELILNDVEVGDNAVLGDVGKAFIPLQNRFGVRRIELAARCTGMAERIIQMMIDQATTRTTFGKPLAERQTVQNWIADSTMELEAVRLRLYYAAWKSDQGITDLRSEGSSIKVTATEMLSKVADRAIQLHGGVGLSKELGIEYVARMVRIWRILEGPNEIHRWTIARQLLKEKKPYNPFVVVSD, translated from the coding sequence ATGGATTTTGGTATATCTGAAGAATATATGATGCTTAAAGAAGCCATGAGAGAATTTGTCAAACGCGAGCTCATGCCTCTGGAAAAGACGTTGCTTGAGCGGGATATGAGGCTCTGGACCGAGCCTGGTCCCCTGATCCCAAAAGAAGATTCAGACCGGCTGTATGCCATTACTAAGGAGCTGGGGTTCTGGGGTATTGAGGTTGAGGAAAAATTCGGGGGCCAGGGACTTGGGATGCTCGCCAAAACCTTGATCATGGAAGAAATGTGTAAAAGTTATGTGGGTTTTTCACCCCATGGATTTATGCTGCCTCCGGATGCACCGAATCTATATTATCTGCATGCATGCTGCGTGGATGATCAGCGGGACAAATATTTTATTCCTTACTGCAACCATGAGCTGGATTCAGCGATGGCAGTAACGGAACCGGATGCCGGATCTGATGTGAGTGGATTGAAAACAATGGCGGTTCGTAAAGGTGATAAATGGGTGATCAACGGGACCAAGACTTTTATCAGTAAGTGTGACAAGGATAATGTTTTTTTTATCCTGATCGCCTTGACGGACAAGAATGCACCGACCAAAGACAGATTCACTGCATTTCTCATTGATAAAGACATGCCTGGGGTTAAGGTGGGAAAAGAAATTCCAGTGATCGGGGCCATGCCGACCTGGGAATTGATTTTGAACGATGTCGAAGTGGGTGACAACGCGGTTCTGGGTGATGTGGGAAAAGCCTTTATCCCTCTCCAGAATCGATTCGGGGTACGCCGAATAGAGTTGGCAGCTCGATGTACTGGAATGGCTGAACGGATTATTCAAATGATGATAGATCAGGCGACAACCCGGACAACTTTTGGCAAACCCCTAGCGGAACGTCAGACCGTGCAGAACTGGATTGCGGATTCAACCATGGAGCTCGAGGCGGTAAGACTCAGGCTGTATTACGCCGCGTGGAAATCAGATCAGGGCATAACTGACCTGAGAAGTGAAGGGTCGAGCATCAAGGTGACTGCTACAGAAATGCTTTCCAAAGTTGCGGATAGGGCAATACAGCTTCATGGCGGGGTAGGGCTGTCCAAGGAACTGGGAATTGAGTATGTGGCACGAATGGTCAGAATCTGGCGGATACTGGAAGGGCCCAATGAAATTCATCGCTGGACGATTGCAAGGCAGCTTTTGAAAGAGAAAAAGCCTTATAATCCCTTTGTCGTGGTATCAGACTAA
- a CDS encoding CaiB/BaiF CoA transferase family protein, translating to MSNFEKALEGLVVCDFSWVGAGPITTNVLGQCGAEVIKIESQKRPDILRKGGPFKDGIADGLERSGYFANRNPNKKCIALNMRQPMAREVAIRLIEKSDIIINNFRVGQMEKWNLGWEDVKKINPRIIYVTMSLQGTDGPHKSFMGFGVNLNALCGLTAQAAMPGKSPFGTGTNYTDHVMVPTHTLFGIMAALLQRERTGLGQTVEISQLESAIAMKPIDSMVYAANGEIMGPLGYGDPNASPHGVYTTLGYRKWLAIAVFSEEEWAALQKVMGYPDWAKDEKFATFAARKANEAELNEHVEAWTKHQYASKLMKQLLEEGVKAGLVNDARAAIEDEHLIEREFWSYLDHPVAGMTLYNRAPIVFSETPIVMEKAAPLLGEHTDEVLTDFLGYSEKELESLKAADVLV from the coding sequence ATGTCTAATTTTGAAAAAGCATTGGAGGGGTTGGTTGTATGTGATTTTTCCTGGGTCGGCGCGGGTCCTATCACAACCAATGTCCTGGGCCAGTGCGGTGCTGAAGTTATCAAGATAGAGAGTCAGAAAAGGCCTGATATATTAAGAAAAGGCGGACCCTTCAAGGACGGGATTGCCGACGGACTGGAGCGAAGCGGATATTTTGCAAACCGTAATCCTAACAAAAAATGCATTGCCTTGAACATGCGTCAGCCCATGGCCCGTGAGGTAGCCATCCGCCTGATTGAAAAAAGTGATATCATTATCAATAATTTTCGGGTCGGACAAATGGAAAAATGGAACCTGGGCTGGGAAGACGTCAAAAAAATTAATCCTCGGATTATCTATGTAACCATGAGCCTGCAGGGCACCGACGGCCCCCACAAATCATTCATGGGCTTCGGTGTTAATCTGAACGCTTTGTGCGGATTGACGGCTCAAGCCGCTATGCCGGGTAAAAGTCCGTTTGGTACAGGAACCAATTATACGGATCATGTTATGGTTCCGACTCATACCTTGTTTGGCATTATGGCGGCCTTGCTTCAGCGTGAAAGAACCGGCTTGGGGCAGACGGTTGAAATTTCCCAGCTTGAGAGCGCCATTGCCATGAAGCCTATTGACAGTATGGTTTATGCAGCAAATGGTGAGATTATGGGGCCTTTGGGATATGGAGATCCCAATGCTTCTCCTCACGGGGTTTATACCACCCTTGGATACAGAAAATGGTTGGCTATAGCGGTGTTTTCCGAAGAGGAATGGGCTGCCCTTCAGAAAGTCATGGGCTATCCAGACTGGGCAAAGGATGAGAAATTTGCCACTTTCGCTGCAAGAAAGGCGAACGAAGCGGAACTGAACGAGCATGTCGAGGCATGGACAAAACATCAATATGCCTCAAAACTCATGAAACAACTGCTGGAAGAAGGTGTGAAAGCTGGCCTTGTCAATGATGCTAGGGCAGCCATAGAAGATGAGCATCTGATTGAACGTGAATTCTGGTCTTATCTGGATCATCCAGTGGCGGGCATGACTTTGTACAACCGTGCCCCCATTGTATTTTCAGAAACTCCGATCGTCATGGAAAAGGCCGCCCCGCTACTGGGAGAGCATACTGACGAGGTCTTGACTGATTTTCTAGGTTATTCGGAAAAGGAATTGGAATCGTTGAAAGCGGCGGATGTGCTGGTATAA
- a CDS encoding CaiB/BaiF CoA transferase family protein: MEGVRKNRSLSDVKVLDFTGELGPYASKLYAGLGAEVIHLEPITGDPLRRKGPFYRGKADNMEASLQFLYYNGNKKSLVLDLHKEEGRNIFLKLISKIDIFMESCVPGYLDTLGLSYDNLKEVNPRLVQTSITPYGSVGPYKDYPGSDLTCSAMGGFLYLAGIENEKPVRACDDQSYRMAESYAAVGSSIAFLYAKRTGKGQFVDVSAMEAVGMALENAAQYWDLEGSIRRGRGKEAGSATVHPCKDGYIAIVAIMGKNKIMWEPFVKWMKSENVEEWQVFEDPRWIEPSYRRSAEGYETFCRIFHRFTMQLDKMTLYERGQANRIALSPVSNGKDLLENPQLKHRNFWQTIEHKNLDGEITFPGAPYEFGELDWRFGFPAPRFGEHTTQILESLDYRKEEIAVFSKEGIVHV, encoded by the coding sequence ATGGAAGGTGTACGTAAGAATAGATCCCTTTCTGATGTGAAAGTGCTTGATTTCACGGGTGAATTGGGCCCTTATGCTTCAAAATTGTATGCCGGCCTGGGTGCGGAGGTGATTCACCTTGAGCCGATAACTGGAGATCCTTTGCGGAGAAAAGGCCCATTTTATAGGGGGAAAGCAGACAATATGGAAGCCAGCCTGCAATTCCTGTATTACAATGGGAATAAAAAAAGCCTGGTACTGGACCTTCATAAAGAAGAAGGCCGGAACATTTTTTTGAAGCTCATTTCTAAAATCGATATTTTCATGGAAAGCTGTGTTCCTGGCTACCTTGATACCTTAGGTCTTTCCTATGATAATCTGAAAGAGGTTAACCCCAGGCTGGTTCAGACTTCCATCACGCCATACGGCAGTGTCGGGCCTTATAAGGATTATCCGGGATCCGATTTAACATGTTCGGCCATGGGCGGATTTCTGTACCTGGCCGGGATTGAGAATGAAAAACCGGTAAGAGCCTGTGATGACCAATCCTATCGGATGGCTGAATCTTATGCCGCAGTGGGCAGCTCAATTGCATTCTTATATGCCAAGAGAACAGGGAAGGGGCAATTTGTAGATGTTTCTGCTATGGAGGCAGTAGGCATGGCCCTTGAGAATGCAGCTCAATACTGGGATTTGGAAGGCAGCATCCGCCGGGGAAGAGGAAAAGAAGCTGGTTCAGCCACCGTTCATCCGTGTAAGGATGGTTATATCGCCATCGTTGCGATCATGGGAAAGAACAAGATTATGTGGGAACCTTTTGTCAAATGGATGAAGTCCGAGAATGTGGAAGAATGGCAAGTTTTTGAAGATCCTCGATGGATCGAACCTTCTTACAGGCGGTCAGCTGAGGGGTATGAAACCTTTTGCAGGATTTTTCATCGTTTCACAATGCAACTTGATAAAATGACCCTGTACGAAAGAGGACAGGCCAACCGTATTGCCTTGTCGCCGGTGAGCAATGGCAAAGATCTCCTTGAAAATCCTCAGTTAAAGCATCGCAATTTTTGGCAGACCATTGAACATAAAAATCTTGATGGTGAAATCACCTTTCCCGGGGCACCCTATGAATTTGGTGAGTTGGATTGGAGATTCGGATTTCCAGCCCCCAGATTTGGTGAACATACGACTCAAATACTCGAATCACTTGATTACAGAAAAGAAGAAATTGCTGTTTTTTCAAAGGAGGGAATTGTTCATGTCTAA
- a CDS encoding SDR family NAD(P)-dependent oxidoreductase has translation MGVENRVAIITGSASGMGRDTAFKLAEHGARIVINDVVEDKVEQTAKELRDKGYDAIGIVADISSKSDVESMVEETISSFGSIDILVNNAGLERGGALRKLSEQDWDLTLNVNLKGPFLCSQAVHGYMVDQKRGRIINIASRAWLGGPGQAPYSSAKAGLVGLTRTLALELGRKGITSNCIAPGLIETPMWYELPEKTRDFLSAKQPSGSIGEGDDIANTVLYLADDETVYVTGQVLYVCGGRSLFSG, from the coding sequence ATGGGCGTAGAAAACAGAGTTGCAATCATTACAGGATCTGCCAGTGGAATGGGCAGAGATACTGCATTCAAACTGGCTGAACATGGTGCCAGGATTGTCATTAATGATGTTGTGGAAGACAAGGTCGAGCAGACAGCGAAAGAACTTCGGGATAAAGGTTACGACGCAATCGGTATTGTAGCCGATATTTCAAGTAAATCTGATGTCGAATCGATGGTGGAAGAAACTATATCTTCCTTTGGTTCCATCGATATTTTGGTCAATAATGCCGGTTTGGAGCGGGGCGGTGCATTGAGAAAACTATCTGAGCAGGATTGGGACCTAACTTTGAACGTCAATTTGAAAGGCCCTTTTCTTTGTAGCCAGGCTGTCCATGGTTATATGGTGGATCAAAAGCGTGGACGGATAATCAATATCGCTTCCCGGGCATGGCTGGGAGGGCCGGGGCAGGCACCATATTCATCTGCAAAGGCCGGTCTGGTGGGTTTGACCAGGACCCTTGCCCTTGAACTGGGCAGAAAAGGCATTACCTCCAATTGTATTGCTCCGGGACTTATTGAAACTCCCATGTGGTATGAACTGCCCGAAAAGACGAGGGATTTTCTTTCTGCCAAACAACCTTCGGGCAGCATCGGCGAAGGTGATGATATTGCCAATACCGTTCTGTATCTGGCAGACGATGAGACAGTTTATGTCACCGGCCAGGTTCTGTATGTATGTGGAGGAAGAAGTCTGTTTTCAGGTTAA
- a CDS encoding SDR family NAD(P)-dependent oxidoreductase, whose translation MGSFKDRVVLIESVGDDIAYAIARKVASKGAKLALFDIDGKNTSDIVARLKEDGIEALGVTGDPADCTGVKQAIGVIMEKYGKIDVLINNSDYFVENDIVETKAQGWYQGAKNNIDPAFFLCREVIPIMRKQSYGRIVNIGSIEYLGLPQTSVYSAAKSSMLGFTRSLALETANDKITVNWVVKGTIHKSNMSQEQEEKMAAKIPVQKLGTPEDVAGAVTFFAADTSKFITGQTFFVCGGKSLSFSMSI comes from the coding sequence ATGGGATCATTTAAAGACAGGGTCGTGCTTATCGAATCCGTTGGGGATGATATCGCTTATGCCATCGCCCGTAAGGTAGCATCAAAGGGGGCCAAGCTGGCACTTTTTGATATTGATGGAAAAAATACTTCTGACATCGTTGCCAGACTTAAGGAGGATGGAATTGAAGCACTTGGAGTCACAGGCGATCCGGCAGATTGTACCGGTGTCAAGCAAGCCATCGGCGTCATCATGGAAAAATACGGAAAAATTGATGTGCTGATCAATAATTCCGATTATTTTGTGGAAAATGATATTGTGGAAACCAAAGCCCAGGGCTGGTACCAAGGGGCCAAAAACAATATTGATCCTGCGTTCTTTTTGTGCCGGGAGGTGATACCGATTATGCGAAAGCAAAGTTACGGTCGGATTGTCAATATAGGAAGCATTGAATATCTGGGGTTGCCTCAAACTTCCGTGTACAGCGCCGCAAAATCATCCATGCTGGGATTTACCCGATCGCTTGCCCTTGAAACCGCAAATGATAAAATTACTGTCAACTGGGTCGTCAAAGGTACCATCCATAAATCAAACATGTCCCAAGAACAAGAAGAAAAAATGGCTGCGAAAATTCCAGTACAGAAACTGGGAACACCCGAGGATGTCGCCGGGGCTGTGACCTTTTTTGCTGCAGATACATCAAAATTTATAACAGGTCAGACTTTTTTTGTCTGCGGCGGGAAAAGTCTTTCTTTTTCCATGTCTATTTAA
- a CDS encoding thiolase family protein, protein MKLQRDVYIAGVGETVFGKHKMDYDELGRNAAFQAIKTSNIDSPGMIGSAYVGNAHNGIVTGQTIFKDLGVCGATPIINVESACSAGAMAVHLAIKDVAYGLTELSMGVGAENHTLRRKSGTAFMPAMNDIETVHGGVMTGKYAMRATRYMYETGATIEDLALITQKSRRHGKNNPHAPFGGDYTIEEIIDSRMIAYPLTLHQCCGIVDGAGAVVVCSKEMMKKLGIEKPVKVRGSVVTSGPYHNRPRDITGDDITEMTSEMLYEESGIGPKDVDILELHDAFTIAELLYYECMQLCGKGEGLKFLRDGQATYGGQCVVSPRGGMLSYGHPIGASGAAQIAANVKQLRGECNGYQVEPIPKVAMSHVTGGGLSGTEHAACTMHMITADW, encoded by the coding sequence ATGAAATTACAGAGAGATGTATATATTGCAGGCGTCGGAGAAACAGTTTTCGGCAAGCATAAGATGGATTATGATGAATTGGGACGGAACGCGGCATTCCAGGCGATTAAGACTTCCAATATCGATAGTCCGGGAATGATCGGCAGTGCTTATGTGGGCAATGCGCACAACGGTATCGTTACTGGTCAGACAATTTTTAAGGACCTTGGTGTCTGCGGCGCCACTCCTATCATCAATGTTGAAAGTGCCTGTTCTGCCGGCGCCATGGCGGTGCATCTGGCTATCAAAGATGTGGCCTACGGACTGACAGAGTTGTCCATGGGTGTTGGTGCAGAAAATCATACCCTTCGTCGTAAGAGCGGTACGGCATTCATGCCGGCCATGAACGATATTGAAACAGTTCACGGCGGGGTTATGACCGGTAAGTATGCCATGCGGGCTACTCGTTACATGTACGAGACCGGCGCTACCATTGAGGATTTAGCACTGATCACCCAGAAAAGCCGCCGTCATGGAAAGAACAATCCCCATGCACCTTTTGGAGGGGATTATACCATAGAAGAGATCATTGATTCCCGGATGATTGCCTATCCTTTGACCCTGCATCAGTGTTGCGGCATTGTCGACGGGGCTGGAGCCGTAGTCGTCTGCTCTAAAGAGATGATGAAGAAACTGGGGATTGAAAAGCCAGTCAAAGTAAGGGGCTCCGTGGTAACTTCGGGTCCATATCATAACCGGCCAAGGGATATTACCGGTGACGACATAACGGAGATGACCTCTGAAATGCTGTACGAGGAATCCGGAATAGGACCTAAGGATGTGGATATTCTAGAATTGCACGATGCCTTTACCATTGCGGAATTACTTTACTATGAATGCATGCAGCTGTGCGGAAAAGGTGAAGGGCTGAAATTTCTTAGAGACGGCCAGGCTACCTATGGTGGACAGTGCGTTGTCAGTCCCAGGGGCGGGATGCTGTCCTATGGACACCCTATCGGCGCATCCGGTGCAGCCCAGATAGCGGCCAATGTTAAACAACTCCGGGGAGAATGCAACGGATATCAGGTTGAACCCATTCCAAAGGTTGCGATGTCTCACGTAACGGGGGGCGGTTTGTCAGGCACGGAGCATGCAGCATGCACAATGCACATGATCACAGCTGATTGGTAG
- a CDS encoding Zn-ribbon domain-containing OB-fold protein, with the protein MAEKKKVKKEKEPDITFYHPDLLAVPENEPPYLKGYKCKKCGQLDFPKVAPCPNCWGEEFEMVPLSRKGILYSFSDLYIGQPGLETPYICGYIDLPENVRIFAMLKGEVNTFKCDEEVELTTGQIRMNADGLPITSYMFQKA; encoded by the coding sequence ATGGCTGAGAAAAAAAAGGTAAAAAAAGAAAAAGAACCGGATATTACATTTTATCATCCAGATTTATTAGCGGTTCCGGAAAACGAACCTCCCTATCTGAAAGGGTATAAATGTAAAAAATGCGGTCAACTTGATTTCCCCAAAGTAGCCCCATGCCCCAACTGCTGGGGGGAAGAATTTGAAATGGTGCCGTTATCCAGAAAAGGAATTTTGTACAGCTTTTCCGATTTGTATATCGGTCAGCCGGGTTTGGAAACGCCCTATATTTGTGGTTATATTGATCTGCCTGAGAATGTCAGAATTTTCGCCATGCTCAAAGGCGAGGTTAATACATTCAAATGCGATGAAGAAGTTGAGTTGACAACAGGCCAGATCAGAATGAATGCTGATGGCTTGCCGATCACCAGTTACATGTTCCAGAAAGCTTAG
- a CDS encoding TetR/AcrR family transcriptional regulator, protein MENKNGKKQAILRAAQEIFAEKGLANATISEIAKKADVVDSIIYHYFTNKQDLLFSSIEELIEKSHEELLFHFKGLWGPVSQLGKMVWFHLYENDFSSGDARKMKNLLFECRSNKDYYSHSGYKALQRYAGVMLDILKKGVKEKYFREDLEINITRDMIFGFLDEESLSCLAYREIDETLPDFESIMSLIMAMIGIDTDGMNPVMNLEVAAAVKNNRNGKAERVSEAAVSIFARKGHRKTTMLEIAEHAGVAEGTIYEYFKNKQELLFSIPRNKFLSYQLQLKGVFASKDPLEKLRSFVWEYFRIFSSDSDFLMIFLCDIKLNKRFYNTEAFGAFLDTSEILYDILDEGKTCGVFRQDLSNRVFRNLFLGAFSHLCIRWFVLERVSPIRMMSELASVTNLLCRAVVPKSEKIIDG, encoded by the coding sequence ATGGAAAATAAAAACGGAAAAAAACAGGCCATCCTTCGGGCGGCTCAGGAAATATTTGCAGAAAAGGGGCTTGCAAACGCCACTATTTCTGAGATTGCAAAAAAGGCGGATGTTGTTGATTCAATAATATATCATTACTTTACAAACAAACAGGATCTTTTGTTTTCTTCGATAGAGGAGCTGATTGAAAAGTCTCATGAGGAGCTTTTGTTTCACTTCAAAGGCCTTTGGGGGCCGGTATCTCAACTTGGGAAGATGGTCTGGTTTCATTTGTACGAGAATGATTTTAGCTCCGGTGATGCGCGTAAGATGAAGAATCTTTTGTTTGAATGCCGTTCTAATAAAGACTATTATAGCCATTCTGGATATAAGGCGCTTCAACGATATGCTGGGGTTATGCTGGATATATTGAAAAAAGGAGTCAAGGAAAAATATTTTCGAGAAGATCTTGAGATAAATATTACCAGGGACATGATTTTTGGTTTTTTGGATGAAGAATCGTTGAGTTGCCTGGCATACAGGGAAATTGATGAAACTCTTCCTGATTTTGAATCCATCATGTCACTGATCATGGCTATGATAGGGATTGACACAGATGGAATGAATCCTGTTATGAATCTTGAGGTCGCGGCCGCAGTGAAAAATAACAGAAATGGTAAAGCTGAAAGGGTTTCTGAAGCTGCTGTGTCAATTTTTGCCCGGAAAGGTCATCGAAAAACGACTATGCTCGAGATAGCAGAGCATGCAGGGGTTGCAGAAGGGACAATATACGAATATTTTAAAAACAAGCAGGAGTTGCTGTTTTCCATCCCCAGGAATAAATTTTTGTCTTATCAGTTACAATTGAAAGGGGTTTTTGCGTCAAAGGATCCCCTGGAGAAGCTTAGATCGTTTGTCTGGGAATATTTTCGGATTTTTTCATCAGACAGTGATTTTTTGATGATTTTTTTATGTGACATCAAGCTGAATAAGCGATTCTACAATACTGAAGCATTCGGCGCTTTTTTAGACACCAGTGAGATTTTATATGATATTTTAGATGAGGGGAAAACTTGCGGTGTTTTTCGCCAGGATTTGAGTAACAGAGTGTTCCGAAATCTTTTTTTGGGTGCTTTTTCCCATCTTTGTATCCGCTGGTTTGTGCTTGAACGGGTCTCGCCCATTCGAATGATGTCGGAGCTGGCTTCCGTTACCAATCTCCTTTGCCGGGCCGTAGTTCCGAAATCTGAAAAAATTATCGATGGTTAG
- a CDS encoding benzylsuccinate synthase gamma subunit family protein: MPKCEKCTFFFPIPEKDMDFEPGKGDCVEQQQDTKGKFWLSKPVSENSEACQRYRPRN; the protein is encoded by the coding sequence ATGCCCAAATGTGAAAAATGCACTTTTTTCTTTCCAATTCCTGAGAAGGATATGGATTTCGAACCTGGCAAAGGGGATTGCGTTGAACAGCAGCAGGATACAAAAGGCAAATTCTGGCTGTCCAAGCCGGTATCGGAAAACAGTGAGGCCTGTCAACGTTACAGGCCCAGAAACTGA
- a CDS encoding benzylsuccinate synthase subunit alpha produces MPTTERTARLKNRCRFKHVAGGEYVDPSVKAGVERARLITQAHKENIGEPNCILRARGLENILKNITIHIQDEELIVGGNTEHPDYFPIYPELSYFSTVDMVESHYCEHKEEMREIAEYWRPYTIQRKAEKYFTPEEIGVLYSATIVQPPMFVTAFSSIVPNYESVIEDGLLKRIEVVEQKIADAETEIRESPWNAPKKLHYLDKIDQWQAMLIAMKAVVGWAQRHARLAKIIAENFLTDPKRKEELLEISEICRHVPAYPARGLKDAMQSKWFTFLLCHSIERYSSGYGHKEDKLLWPYFQKSVIDKTEQPMTREEAVELFECERLKVSEHGSTRGRQLREFFAGSNDLFILTLGGINPDGSDASNDCTNAILEAAESIITTEPSIGFRWNEKGNVETKKKVFNCIKKGFGFPSIKNDEMNTQQLIKYFNVPEEVARDWALVLCMSPGITGRRGTQKTRSEGGSDVYPAKAMEIALTNGFDEFFTNMQLGPETGNAEDFASFGQVWEAVKLQLRYAIELSLRSKDVGRIMESKYLCCPFISSIDDGCVEKGMDGNELAEVANPWHNLIGGSVVVVDSMAAIKKLVFDEKKYTMTELMDALRNNWEDKEEMRLDFWNAPKFGNDNPYVDEIATKYYDLVADEWKRNTTYSGTFPLPLAQSVAGYIVNGPKTAATANGRYAGEALDDGGISPYMGCDKNGPTSVLKSVSKINASKHKGILLNQRLSTVLMNSDAGFDIWHAYMKTWHELDIDHVQFNVISTEDMKAAQIEPEKHTDMLVRIAGYSAKFIDLARYSQDTIMARTEQDIAAG; encoded by the coding sequence ATGCCGACAACAGAAAGAACCGCAAGACTTAAAAACCGATGCCGCTTCAAACATGTCGCAGGAGGAGAATATGTAGACCCTAGTGTAAAGGCCGGAGTGGAACGCGCCAGACTTATCACCCAGGCTCACAAAGAAAATATCGGAGAGCCCAACTGCATCCTCCGGGCCAGAGGACTTGAGAACATCCTTAAAAACATTACCATCCACATCCAGGACGAAGAGCTGATCGTAGGGGGCAATACGGAACATCCTGATTACTTTCCAATATATCCGGAACTTTCCTATTTTTCAACAGTGGATATGGTTGAAAGCCATTACTGCGAGCATAAGGAAGAAATGCGGGAAATCGCAGAATACTGGAGACCTTATACCATTCAGAGAAAAGCGGAAAAATATTTCACCCCTGAAGAAATTGGGGTCCTGTATTCCGCAACTATAGTCCAACCACCCATGTTTGTCACAGCCTTTTCCAGCATTGTGCCCAATTATGAATCCGTTATTGAAGATGGGCTGCTGAAAAGAATCGAAGTCGTTGAACAGAAAATTGCTGATGCTGAAACGGAAATACGCGAATCTCCCTGGAATGCGCCGAAGAAACTGCATTATCTGGACAAGATAGACCAGTGGCAGGCCATGCTCATTGCCATGAAAGCAGTGGTAGGATGGGCCCAAAGGCACGCCAGGCTGGCTAAAATTATCGCTGAAAATTTTTTGACCGATCCAAAACGAAAAGAAGAGCTGCTCGAAATTTCAGAGATCTGCCGACACGTCCCCGCCTATCCCGCCAGAGGCTTGAAAGATGCCATGCAATCCAAATGGTTCACTTTCCTTCTTTGTCACAGTATCGAACGTTACAGCAGCGGTTATGGGCACAAAGAAGACAAGCTTCTCTGGCCCTATTTTCAAAAGAGTGTGATTGACAAAACCGAGCAACCCATGACCCGAGAAGAGGCTGTTGAACTTTTCGAATGCGAAAGGCTCAAAGTTTCCGAACACGGCAGCACCAGGGGTAGACAACTCAGGGAGTTTTTCGCAGGTTCCAACGACCTGTTCATCCTCACCCTTGGCGGGATCAATCCGGATGGGTCAGATGCCAGCAATGACTGCACCAATGCCATTCTGGAGGCTGCAGAAAGTATCATCACCACAGAACCGTCCATTGGCTTCCGCTGGAATGAAAAAGGTAATGTGGAAACCAAAAAAAAGGTTTTTAACTGCATCAAAAAAGGATTTGGATTCCCCTCCATTAAAAATGATGAGATGAACACCCAGCAATTGATCAAATATTTCAATGTTCCTGAAGAGGTTGCCAGAGACTGGGCACTTGTGCTGTGCATGTCCCCTGGCATCACGGGACGGAGAGGCACACAGAAAACTCGCAGTGAAGGCGGATCAGACGTATATCCGGCAAAAGCTATGGAAATTGCCTTGACCAATGGGTTCGACGAATTTTTCACTAATATGCAATTGGGTCCCGAAACCGGAAATGCCGAAGATTTTGCCAGCTTTGGACAGGTCTGGGAGGCAGTGAAGTTACAGCTCAGGTATGCCATTGAACTCAGCCTGAGGTCCAAAGACGTAGGTCGTATCATGGAATCCAAATATCTTTGCTGTCCATTCATTTCAAGTATTGATGATGGATGCGTTGAAAAAGGAATGGATGGCAATGAACTGGCTGAAGTGGCCAACCCCTGGCACAACCTCATCGGCGGCAGTGTTGTCGTCGTTGACTCCATGGCAGCCATCAAAAAGCTGGTCTTTGACGAAAAAAAATATACCATGACGGAACTGATGGATGCGTTACGGAACAATTGGGAAGACAAAGAAGAAATGCGCCTTGATTTCTGGAACGCACCAAAATTCGGCAATGATAATCCCTATGTCGACGAGATTGCCACCAAGTATTATGACCTGGTGGCCGATGAATGGAAAAGAAACACCACCTATTCAGGCACTTTTCCATTACCGCTGGCCCAGTCTGTGGCGGGTTATATCGTCAATGGCCCCAAAACGGCCGCTACGGCCAACGGCAGGTATGCCGGCGAAGCCCTGGATGACGGCGGCATCTCTCCTTACATGGGTTGTGATAAAAACGGTCCCACCTCTGTACTCAAATCCGTGTCCAAGATCAACGCATCAAAACATAAGGGTATTCTGTTGAATCAGCGCTTATCAACGGTCCTCATGAACAGTGATGCCGGTTTCGATATCTGGCACGCCTACATGAAAACATGGCATGAACTGGACATTGATCATGTCCAGTTCAATGTAATTTCAACAGAGGATATGAAAGCCGCACAGATAGAACCTGAAAAACATACTGATATGCTGGTTCGGATCGCGGGCTACAGTGCAAAATTCATTGACCTTGCACGATATTCCCAGGATACGATTATGGCACGCACGGAACAGGATATTGCGGCTGGATAA